From Terriglobales bacterium, one genomic window encodes:
- a CDS encoding alpha/beta hydrolase family protein — protein sequence QRYSKWMYSWETRLTMRDTNRVVRPFEWGLDWMKAWPMVNGGFSHQGADPARFVHDLNREIVRRSETFFAYETPRDFRIEMHVPPPARDREGNHVQRETRPAPFLRFTSPVQTRYPENNVANARWFPARGRRAMLILPQWNADGDSHNALGRLFNWMGVAALRLSMPYHDVRKPAEIERADYAVSANIGRTIDAARQGILEVRACLDWLQQQGYTQLGILGTSLGSCYAFIASAHDERLKVNCFNHASTYFGDVVWTGQSTRHIRAGIEKEVDLDRLRDAWRAISPMSYFDKFAARPEKKSLVVWATHDLTFLPEFSRQIIAEFQRRHLDFRQAVLPCGHYVTGETPFKYMDAFHICRFVGSAF from the coding sequence CCAGCGCTACTCCAAGTGGATGTACTCCTGGGAGACGCGGCTCACCATGCGCGACACCAACCGCGTGGTGCGTCCTTTCGAGTGGGGACTCGACTGGATGAAGGCCTGGCCGATGGTGAACGGCGGCTTCTCCCATCAGGGGGCGGACCCTGCGCGGTTCGTCCACGATCTGAACCGCGAGATCGTCCGCCGCAGCGAGACCTTCTTCGCCTACGAGACGCCCCGGGATTTCCGCATCGAGATGCATGTTCCGCCCCCCGCCCGAGACCGGGAAGGGAATCACGTCCAGCGCGAGACCCGGCCGGCGCCCTTCCTGCGCTTCACCTCGCCGGTGCAGACTCGGTATCCCGAGAACAACGTCGCCAACGCGCGCTGGTTCCCGGCCCGTGGCCGCCGCGCCATGCTCATCCTGCCGCAGTGGAACGCCGATGGCGACAGCCACAACGCCCTCGGCCGCCTGTTCAACTGGATGGGCGTGGCCGCCCTCCGCCTGAGCATGCCTTACCACGACGTGCGCAAGCCCGCCGAGATCGAGCGCGCAGACTACGCCGTCTCCGCCAACATCGGGCGCACCATCGACGCCGCCCGCCAGGGCATCCTCGAAGTCCGCGCCTGCCTCGACTGGCTTCAGCAGCAGGGATACACCCAGCTCGGCATCCTCGGCACCAGTCTCGGTTCCTGCTATGCCTTCATCGCCAGCGCCCACGACGAGCGCCTCAAGGTGAACTGCTTCAACCACGCCTCCACGTACTTCGGCGACGTGGTGTGGACCGGCCAGTCCACCCGCCACATCCGCGCCGGCATCGAGAAGGAGGTCGACCTCGACCGGCTGCGCGACGCCTGGCGCGCCATCAGCCCCATGTCATATTTCGACAAGTTCGCCGCCCGGCCCGAGAAGAAGTCCCTGGTGGTCTGGGCGACCCACGACCTGACCTTCCTGCCGGAATTCTCCCGCCAGATCATCGCCGAGTTCCAGCGCCGCCACCTCGATTTCCGCCAGGCCGTGCTCCCCTGCGGCCACTACGTCACCGGCGAGACCCCATTCAAGTACATGGACGCTTTCCACATCTGCCGGTTCGTCGGCAGCGCCTTTTAG